The Paenibacillus swuensis genome contains the following window.
CGGCGTGGATGTTCGGACCGGGGGACGCGGCTCCGACGGGGAGCGGTCAGTTAACTTTGAATTTCTTGCACCGAAAGGTCCCGGGAACGTTCCGTTCGGGAATCGACGTTGTCGACGCCCGCGACGTAGCACTTGCCATGCTGAGGGCTGCCGAAAAAAGTCGCGGGGGAGAACGGTACATTATCTCGGGCCATTACACAAGTTTGGAAGAATTGTTCGGAATCATGAATAGTGTGTCCGGCATTCCCTCTCCTCGGCGCTTTCCTATCCCCATGGTCTTCTTCTCAACATATTTGAACGAAAGGATGGCTTCTCTTTTCGGCAAGGAAACCGATGTATCTATGGATGAGCTTCGAGTTATGACCGAGATGAAGAGAACAAGTAACGCGAAAGCCGTGCGGGAATTAGGACTCACGTTTCGACCACTTCGACAGACGATCCATGATACCGTACAATGGTACTTGAATAACAACTACCTTACAATACCGCTGGAGCTCTCCAAAGGTTCACAGGATGGAATGCCCCGGGGCCTTTGAAGCTATTCTCTTAGTGGTATGAACATATATGCCGGCCCCAAGACTTTTATTTCTTCTTTTACAACAAAAACAGCCAAGATTTCGCCTGATTTGACACAGTTTTGGTAACGATTAACACATAAATAGGGACGATGACGGGTTGAATAACCTTACTATGTATGGCAGAGTAATACCGTAACTAGATTTATAGTTGTACATAAAAGGAGGAAGACTTCATGAATTACCACTTTTTCGTAGGAAACGATAACGGAAACAGCGAGCACGATATGATTATTGACGGCCGGTTGGTTCAACAACCGAATGTAAA
Protein-coding sequences here:
- a CDS encoding NAD-dependent epimerase/dehydratase family protein; translated protein: MKAFVTGSTGLLGGNLVRLLLEMGYEVRALARSAHKAERFLEGLSVEIVVGDMMDVDSWANQMEGCDLLFHTAAYFRETFRRGDHWTNLEKVNATNTLRLFKLAEHYGIKKIVHTSTNAVIRKRKDGTVSDEEDLLAPEEALNLYGKSKIVADRAIESFSKTHDIPIITVLPAWMFGPGDAAPTGSGQLTLNFLHRKVPGTFRSGIDVVDARDVALAMLRAAEKSRGGERYIISGHYTSLEELFGIMNSVSGIPSPRRFPIPMVFFSTYLNERMASLFGKETDVSMDELRVMTEMKRTSNAKAVRELGLTFRPLRQTIHDTVQWYLNNNYLTIPLELSKGSQDGMPRGL